One genomic segment of Synechocystis sp. LKSZ1 includes these proteins:
- the folK gene encoding 2-amino-4-hydroxy-6-hydroxymethyldihydropteridine diphosphokinase — MTPVAIGLGSNLGPSQQILEQSLSQLAQVPDLHLIAVSAWYETLPVGPQQPNYLNGCAVLETELNPEILLARLQSIEQQFGRVRTEKWGPRTLDLDLLLYGQRQHQSPTLTIPHPFLIERAFVLIPLAEIAPDWQEPKTGQTILQLAQACDRQGILGCLAARWP; from the coding sequence ATGACCCCAGTAGCCATCGGCTTGGGCAGTAATTTAGGGCCATCTCAACAAATCCTAGAGCAGAGCTTAAGCCAACTGGCCCAAGTACCAGATCTGCACTTGATAGCAGTGTCGGCCTGGTATGAAACCCTTCCGGTGGGGCCGCAACAGCCAAATTATCTCAATGGTTGTGCGGTTCTGGAAACCGAGCTTAACCCCGAAATTCTCCTGGCCAGACTCCAGTCCATCGAACAGCAATTTGGCCGGGTTCGTACCGAAAAATGGGGGCCCCGCACCTTGGATTTAGACCTCCTCCTCTACGGCCAGCGGCAACACCAAAGTCCGACCCTAACGATTCCCCATCCTTTTCTCATAGAGCGGGCTTTTGTGCTGATTCCCCTAGCGGAGATCGCTCCGGATTGGCAAGAACCGAAAACCGGCCAAACCATTCTGCAATTGGCCCAGGCCTGTGACCGTCAGGGTATTCTTGGCTGTCTTGCCGCTAGATGGCCCTGA
- a CDS encoding ABC transporter ATP-binding protein — MAQVVIENLYKSFPQRVGQKLAPAQEGTVNVLRAINLSIDDGEFMVLVGPSGCGKSTLLRLIAGLEEITAGNIFVGERLVNTIPPKNRDIAMVFQSYALYPHLSVYDNIAFGLRRSATQPRSGLPRWLDQGLRGATGFLPPYLRYRSVQERQMAQQVQAVAQRLQIEGLLNRFPKQLSGGQKQRVALGRAIARNPQVFLMDEPLSNLDAKLRAETRSQIVTLQRQLGITTIYVTHDQTEAMTMGHRIAVMNQGVIQQLATPLELYRQPTNRFVAEFIGSPPMNFFNVRVEAPTQLRHSSFSLALGEDWAPLVRPYDDRSLWLGIRSEHFSLAAPEEANTLAVVVDLVEALGNDTYILAHLIADPTVTLQARLSPEQTVRIGEHLNLAIASDKIHLFDYKTEQSLRAI, encoded by the coding sequence GTGGCTCAGGTTGTTATTGAAAATCTCTATAAAAGTTTTCCCCAACGAGTTGGCCAAAAACTAGCTCCAGCTCAAGAAGGCACGGTTAATGTGCTCCGGGCCATTAATTTAAGCATTGATGATGGGGAATTTATGGTGCTGGTCGGCCCTTCCGGCTGTGGCAAAAGCACCCTCCTCCGCTTGATTGCCGGCCTAGAAGAGATTACCGCCGGTAATATTTTTGTGGGGGAACGGCTGGTGAATACGATACCGCCCAAAAATCGGGACATTGCCATGGTCTTCCAGAGCTATGCCCTCTATCCCCACCTCAGCGTTTACGACAACATTGCCTTTGGCCTGCGCCGCTCTGCAACTCAACCCCGGTCGGGTTTACCTCGCTGGCTAGACCAGGGCCTGCGGGGAGCGACGGGATTTTTACCCCCATATCTGCGCTATCGTTCAGTCCAGGAAAGACAAATGGCCCAACAGGTACAAGCCGTAGCCCAGCGTCTCCAGATTGAGGGCCTGCTCAATCGTTTTCCCAAACAACTCTCCGGGGGCCAAAAACAACGGGTGGCCCTGGGCCGGGCCATTGCCCGCAATCCCCAGGTCTTTTTGATGGATGAACCCCTCTCCAACCTGGATGCCAAATTGCGAGCCGAAACCCGCAGTCAGATCGTCACCCTCCAGCGGCAGTTGGGCATTACCACCATCTACGTCACCCACGACCAAACTGAGGCCATGACCATGGGCCATCGTATTGCCGTCATGAACCAGGGGGTGATTCAACAACTGGCCACGCCCCTAGAGCTCTACCGTCAGCCCACCAATCGGTTTGTGGCAGAGTTCATTGGTTCACCGCCGATGAATTTTTTCAACGTCCGAGTTGAAGCGCCGACTCAACTCCGCCATTCGAGTTTTAGTCTGGCCCTGGGAGAGGATTGGGCTCCGCTGGTGCGCCCCTACGACGACCGTTCCCTTTGGTTGGGCATCCGCTCAGAGCATTTTTCCTTAGCCGCCCCAGAAGAAGCCAACACCCTCGCAGTCGTGGTGGATTTGGTGGAGGCCCTGGGCAATGATACTTACATCCTGGCTCATCTTATCGCTGATCCAACAGTCACCCTCCAGGCCCGTTTATCGCCGGAACAAACTGTACGGATAGGTGAACACCTCAACCTGGCCATTGCCTCAGATAAAATTCACCTTTTTGACTATAAGACTGAACAATCCCTCAGGGCCATCTAG